One region of Anaeromyxobacter paludicola genomic DNA includes:
- the larA gene encoding nickel-dependent lactate racemase: MDVELSYGRGTLPVRLPEGVEATVLRKPEMPVLPDPEGAVAEALRAPVEARPLEEEARGARSACVLVCDITRPVPNRLILPAALRALLAAGLAPEDVRVLVATGLHRPNLGQELEELIGDPWVLRTFRVENHDARDDAAHVDLGRTAAGTPVKLDRRFAEADLKLVTGLVEPHFMAGYSGGRKVIAPGVAHRDTITTFHNFRFMSHPRAENCVLDGNPLHSEQLAIAGMLGRVLAVNAVLDEARRLSFVSYGELAASHARAVAFVERYAVVPVGRRFQTVVTSAAGYPLDKTYYQTVKGMVAPMDILAPGADLVIASECSEGMGSREYVDAQRRLVELGADGFLRAISGKPFADVDEWQTQMQLKPMRGARVLLYAPRLSAKDQALTGVEVVASVEEAVRRSVARSGDRHVAVIPEGPYVVPVYRAGADS, from the coding sequence ATGGACGTCGAGCTGAGCTACGGCCGCGGCACCTTGCCGGTCCGGCTGCCGGAGGGCGTGGAGGCGACGGTCCTCCGCAAGCCGGAGATGCCGGTGCTGCCCGACCCCGAGGGCGCGGTGGCCGAGGCGCTCCGCGCGCCGGTGGAGGCGCGGCCGCTCGAGGAGGAGGCGCGCGGCGCCCGCTCGGCCTGCGTCCTCGTCTGCGACATCACCCGCCCGGTGCCGAACCGGCTCATCCTCCCGGCCGCGCTCCGCGCGCTGCTCGCGGCCGGGCTCGCGCCGGAGGACGTCCGCGTGCTGGTCGCGACCGGCCTCCACCGGCCCAACCTCGGCCAGGAGCTCGAGGAGCTCATCGGCGATCCCTGGGTGCTGCGGACCTTCCGCGTCGAGAACCACGACGCGCGCGACGACGCGGCGCACGTGGACCTGGGGCGCACCGCCGCGGGCACGCCGGTGAAGCTCGACCGGCGCTTCGCCGAGGCCGACCTCAAGCTCGTGACCGGGCTCGTGGAGCCGCACTTCATGGCGGGCTACTCGGGCGGCCGCAAGGTGATCGCGCCGGGCGTGGCGCACCGGGACACCATCACCACCTTCCACAACTTCCGCTTCATGTCCCACCCCCGGGCGGAGAACTGCGTCCTCGACGGGAATCCGCTCCACTCGGAGCAGCTCGCCATCGCCGGGATGCTGGGGCGGGTGCTCGCCGTGAACGCCGTCCTCGACGAGGCGCGGCGCCTCTCCTTCGTGAGCTACGGGGAGCTCGCCGCGAGCCACGCCCGGGCGGTCGCCTTCGTCGAGCGCTACGCGGTGGTGCCGGTGGGGCGGCGCTTCCAGACCGTCGTCACCAGCGCGGCCGGCTACCCGCTCGACAAGACCTACTACCAGACGGTGAAGGGGATGGTGGCGCCGATGGACATCCTCGCGCCCGGCGCCGACCTCGTCATCGCCTCGGAGTGCTCGGAGGGGATGGGCTCGCGCGAGTACGTGGACGCGCAGCGGCGGCTCGTGGAGCTGGGCGCCGACGGCTTCCTGCGCGCCATCTCCGGGAAGCCGTTCGCCGACGTGGACGAGTGGCAGACGCAGATGCAGCTCAAGCCGATGCGCGGCGCGCGCGTTCTCCTCTACGCGCCGCGGCTCTCCGCGAAGGACCAGGCGCTCACCGGCGTGGAGGTCGTCGCCTCCGTCGAGGAGGCGGTGCGGCGGAGCGTGGCGCGGAGCGGCGACCGGCACGTCGCGGTGATCCCAGAGGGGCCCTACGTGGTCCCCGTCTACCGCGCCGGCGCCGATTCCTGA